In Persicimonas caeni, a single window of DNA contains:
- a CDS encoding Ig-like domain-containing protein: MYREPGISSRLQPSRPAFAALLGVILTLLLPALGFAQDIGIYHADPSYVPDVQTKLQGSGAFTSITLHNANQATPSLTELQQYDAVLVYSNSSFASPVALGDVLADYVDAGGHVVLATFGMQGSSSSLGLQGRFISAGYAPITGSGQDQNTRLTLVKELPNHELLAGVNTFDGGSSSYHNASATLTSGAELVASWSNGLPLVAALTPSNGRTVSLNFFPPSSDIRSDFWESNTDGTQLMVNALTWGGGVPPVANADSYTTDEDALLDVSAPGVLGNDTDPDNDPLSVTGVLTDVAHGTLTLNADGSFTYTPDADFNGSDSFTYEISDGSRTASASVTLTITPVNDAPDAVDDTASGTEDTPVTLSPLDNDSDPEGDTLSVTATNTPAHGAVTINADNTITYTPNADFAGTDSFTYTVSDGNGGTDTAQVDVTLTGVNDAPDAVADTATTDEEMQVTIDLLANDVDVDGDTLTVTTVNTPANGTATDNGDGTVTYTPNANFNGTDSFSYAIADGNGSVDTAVVTITVNPINDAPVLTAPTPQGPLTVTEGTALTFVVAADDPDGDTLTYDVQPLPTGATIDAGTGDFNWTPGYADAGDHTLTLSASDGTASDSRDVTVTVSYLDADADGLPDTWETDNGLNPASQDSDGDGISDTDEVGDFNDPADTDADGTIDALDDDSDGDGLLDADEAGDDDPSTPAVDTDADGTPDYRDTDSDDDTVADDADNCPTAANTDQEDLDGDSIGDACDEDTDGDGVSDVDETAAGMDPTLTDSDSDSIGDGEEYADGSGNAPADTDADGIIDALDDDSDGDGLLDADEAGDDDPSTPAVDTDADGTPDYRDTDSDDDTVADDADNCRLVANADQADTDGNGTGDACDGDLDGDGIDNDADNCPAVANADQADLDADGAGDECDGDLDGDGVDNDADNCPLTDNAEQTNTDSDEFGDACDNDDDEDTVLDDADNCPLTANADQADADEDGIGDVCDDTPGTDTEPDTDTNTNANAAEDDGCGCSSTNGPSNGLAAMLALLFVLAPRLRRRRE; the protein is encoded by the coding sequence ATGTATAGAGAACCAGGCATCTCCTCGCGCCTCCAACCGAGCCGCCCTGCCTTTGCAGCGCTGCTCGGCGTCATCCTCACCCTCTTGCTCCCCGCCCTGGGCTTCGCTCAAGATATCGGGATCTATCACGCCGATCCGAGTTATGTGCCCGACGTCCAGACGAAGCTGCAGGGCTCGGGCGCGTTTACGAGCATCACGCTCCACAACGCGAATCAGGCCACCCCGTCGTTGACCGAATTGCAGCAATACGACGCGGTGCTCGTCTACTCGAATAGCAGTTTCGCCAGCCCGGTCGCCCTCGGCGATGTCTTGGCGGATTACGTCGACGCCGGCGGCCACGTCGTGCTGGCCACCTTCGGCATGCAGGGCTCCTCGAGTTCCCTCGGCCTGCAGGGCCGCTTCATCTCGGCCGGCTACGCCCCCATCACCGGCAGCGGCCAAGACCAAAACACGCGCCTGACGTTGGTCAAAGAGCTCCCCAACCACGAGCTTCTGGCAGGCGTGAACACCTTCGACGGCGGCTCGTCGAGCTACCACAACGCCAGCGCGACGCTGACCTCGGGCGCCGAGCTCGTCGCCAGCTGGTCCAACGGCCTGCCCCTGGTGGCGGCGTTGACCCCGTCGAACGGTCGCACCGTCAGCCTGAACTTCTTTCCGCCCTCCTCGGACATCCGCTCGGACTTCTGGGAGTCGAATACCGACGGCACCCAGCTGATGGTCAACGCGCTCACCTGGGGCGGCGGCGTGCCTCCCGTGGCCAACGCGGACAGCTACACCACCGACGAAGACGCGCTGCTCGACGTCTCGGCGCCCGGCGTACTCGGCAACGACACCGACCCCGACAATGACCCGCTCAGCGTCACCGGCGTGCTCACCGACGTCGCCCATGGCACGCTGACCCTCAACGCCGACGGCTCGTTCACCTACACGCCCGACGCCGACTTCAACGGCTCGGACAGCTTCACCTACGAAATCTCCGACGGCTCGCGCACCGCCTCGGCGAGCGTCACGCTCACCATCACCCCGGTCAACGACGCCCCGGATGCCGTCGACGACACCGCAAGCGGCACCGAGGACACCCCGGTGACGCTGTCCCCGCTCGACAACGACTCGGACCCCGAGGGCGATACGCTCAGCGTCACCGCCACGAACACGCCGGCTCACGGCGCCGTGACGATCAACGCCGACAACACGATCACTTACACGCCCAACGCCGACTTCGCCGGCACCGACTCGTTCACCTACACGGTCTCGGACGGTAACGGCGGCACCGACACCGCCCAGGTCGACGTGACCCTCACGGGTGTGAACGACGCGCCCGACGCCGTCGCCGACACCGCCACGACCGACGAAGAGATGCAGGTCACGATCGACCTGTTGGCGAACGACGTCGACGTCGACGGCGACACGCTCACGGTGACCACGGTCAACACGCCTGCCAACGGCACCGCGACCGACAACGGCGACGGCACGGTCACCTACACCCCGAACGCCAACTTCAACGGCACCGATTCGTTCTCCTACGCCATCGCCGACGGCAACGGCAGCGTCGACACGGCCGTGGTCACCATCACGGTCAACCCGATCAACGACGCCCCCGTGCTCACTGCGCCGACCCCGCAGGGCCCGCTGACGGTGACCGAAGGCACCGCCCTCACCTTTGTTGTGGCCGCCGATGATCCCGACGGCGACACGCTCACCTACGACGTCCAGCCGCTGCCGACCGGCGCGACCATCGACGCCGGCACCGGCGACTTCAACTGGACGCCGGGCTACGCCGACGCCGGCGACCACACGCTGACCCTCTCGGCGAGTGACGGAACGGCGAGTGACTCGCGCGACGTCACCGTGACGGTGAGCTACCTCGACGCCGACGCTGACGGCCTTCCGGACACCTGGGAGACCGACAACGGCCTCAACCCGGCCTCGCAGGACTCCGACGGCGACGGCATCTCCGACACCGACGAGGTAGGCGACTTCAACGACCCCGCCGACACCGACGCGGACGGCACCATCGACGCCCTCGACGACGACTCCGACGGCGACGGCCTGCTCGACGCTGACGAAGCCGGCGACGACGATCCGTCCACGCCCGCAGTCGACACCGACGCGGACGGCACGCCCGACTACCGCGACACCGACAGCGACGACGACACCGTCGCCGACGACGCCGACAACTGCCCGACCGCGGCGAACACCGACCAGGAAGACCTCGACGGTGACTCCATCGGTGACGCCTGCGACGAGGACACCGACGGCGACGGCGTCTCGGACGTCGACGAGACCGCCGCGGGCATGGACCCGACGCTCACCGATAGCGACAGCGACTCGATTGGCGACGGCGAAGAGTACGCCGACGGCTCGGGCAACGCCCCCGCCGACACCGACGCGGACGGCATCATCGACGCCCTCGACGACGACTCCGACGGCGACGGCCTGCTCGACGCCGACGAGGCCGGCGACGACGATCCGTCCACGCCCGCAGTCGACACCGACGCAGACGGCACGCCCGACTACCGCGACACCGACAGCGACGACGACACCGTCGCCGACGACGCGGATAATTGCCGCCTTGTCGCCAACGCCGACCAGGCCGACACCGACGGTAATGGCACCGGCGACGCCTGCGACGGCGACCTCGACGGCGACGGCATCGACAACGACGCCGACAATTGCCCGGCCGTCGCCAACGCCGACCAGGCCGACCTCGACGCCGATGGCGCGGGCGACGAATGCGACGGCGACCTCGACGGCGACGGCGTCGACAACGACGCCGACAACTGTCCGCTGACCGACAACGCCGAGCAGACGAACACCGACTCCGACGAGTTCGGCGACGCCTGCGACAACGATGACGACGAGGACACCGTGCTCGACGACGCCGACAACTGCCCGCTGACGGCCAACGCCGACCAGGCCGACGCCGACGAAGACGGCATCGGCGACGTGTGCGACGACACCCCGGGCACCGACACCGAACCGGACACCGACACGAACACCAACGCCAACGCCGCCGAAGACGACGGCTGTGGCTGCAGCAGCACCAACGGCCCGTCCAACGGCCTGGCCGCCATGCTCGCCCTGCTCTTCGTGCTCGCCCCGCGCCTGCGTCGCCGGCGTGAGTGA
- a CDS encoding glycosyl hydrolase family 65 protein, giving the protein MPETRKQTVELPDAGLFVDHIGASELAIYFGYEGALVPPGDGAKLDDAIRTQIERLSKLCLFGVVSERDVSELRECVGLDSVVYVGNHGFEVVAAHGKRIDPKPGDDYLPDLAEVGHELSRLLGEQADRLIRHRFLHKLTLDGLEADEAARLEEVVDEVLANRPELTAVRSTDAVEIMPAVGWHEGAAMEWALEAIERDTPGVTPVYVGPSSHPFDPFRFLGERGISIVVGEPGEKGASADFWLPDTDAVLDFLVHLTEHLDRVLSREGWMLRYDKYDPDKEGTRESLCTLGNGYFATRGAAPEADADDIHYPGTYIAAFYNRLSTDRAGRKVENEDLVNLPNWLSLKFRIDGEEWFDLDEVDIESYEQTLDIKHGLLHRHVRFRDRLGRTTKVDQTRFVHMDDPHLGGLKTTVKPVDWSGVLEIRSVLDGQVVNDNVRSHAELRKRHLEVLDLEEVDSHTVFLRVRTVQSRREVAQAARTQVYRNGEVADAHASFVHDVAGEVGHHYVVDVERDDKLVVEKLVAMFNSRDVAVSECGYNAQKHIRRAPRFDEAVVSHQRAWNHIWRRFDIGMVCRGECRMDAMPVMILRLHVFHLVQTASPNTRDIDTGIPARGWHGEAYRGHVFWDELFIFPLLNLRMPEITRALLLYRHRRLDEARHRACDIGCKGALYPWQSGSDGEEETPMAHYQPDSKSWKPENTWLQRHISAAVAYNVWQYYQVTGDLEFLDRYGSEIILEVARFYANLATYNNKIDRYEIRHVVGPDEYHDRYPGAEELGVHNNAYTNLMAVWVLTRALEVLELLPRRRAIELCERLHVTHREVDKWHDVSRKMRVIVLDDGLISQFEGYETLEELDRDRYRQEYGGLQHIAAVLEEEGRDINEYKISKQADVLMLFYLFSDKELQELFARIDVEFDEEMVGRNVDYYLERTAHGSSLSRIVHSWVEADRNPARGWGLFTEALLNDVADTQGGTTPEGIHLGAMAGTVDIVERSFVGLEIREDVLRFKPNLPDEIEWLHVNLRYRGHSLAVTLQHDELRVTTDESCAPPIQVGFGDDVFEMSGLESRVFSLPCH; this is encoded by the coding sequence ATGCCCGAGACGCGCAAGCAGACCGTGGAATTGCCCGACGCCGGACTCTTCGTCGACCATATCGGCGCCAGCGAGTTAGCGATCTATTTCGGATACGAGGGGGCCCTGGTGCCCCCGGGAGACGGCGCGAAGCTCGACGACGCGATCCGCACGCAGATCGAGAGGCTCTCCAAGCTGTGCCTGTTCGGCGTCGTCAGCGAGCGCGACGTATCCGAGCTGCGCGAGTGTGTGGGGCTCGATTCGGTGGTGTACGTGGGAAATCACGGCTTCGAGGTGGTCGCCGCGCACGGAAAGCGCATCGACCCCAAGCCGGGAGACGACTATCTGCCCGACCTGGCCGAAGTCGGCCACGAGCTCTCCCGGCTCCTCGGCGAGCAGGCGGACCGGCTGATCCGCCACCGGTTTTTGCACAAGCTGACCCTCGATGGACTCGAGGCCGACGAGGCGGCCAGGCTCGAGGAGGTAGTCGACGAAGTGCTGGCCAATCGCCCCGAACTGACGGCGGTGCGATCGACGGACGCCGTCGAGATCATGCCGGCGGTCGGCTGGCACGAAGGCGCGGCGATGGAGTGGGCGCTCGAGGCGATCGAGCGGGATACGCCGGGGGTCACGCCGGTCTACGTCGGCCCGTCGAGTCATCCCTTCGACCCATTTCGCTTCCTGGGCGAGCGCGGCATCTCCATTGTGGTTGGGGAGCCCGGTGAGAAGGGGGCGTCGGCCGATTTTTGGCTGCCCGATACCGATGCAGTACTCGACTTTCTCGTGCATCTGACCGAACACCTCGACCGGGTGTTGAGCCGCGAGGGGTGGATGCTGCGCTACGACAAGTACGACCCCGACAAAGAGGGCACCCGCGAGTCGCTTTGCACGCTGGGGAACGGCTATTTCGCCACCCGGGGCGCTGCGCCCGAGGCCGACGCCGACGATATCCACTACCCGGGCACCTATATCGCTGCCTTCTACAATCGCCTGAGCACCGACCGCGCGGGGCGAAAGGTCGAGAACGAGGACCTGGTCAACCTGCCGAACTGGCTGTCACTGAAGTTTCGCATCGATGGGGAGGAGTGGTTCGATCTCGACGAGGTCGACATCGAGTCGTACGAGCAGACCCTGGACATCAAGCACGGACTCTTGCACCGCCACGTGCGCTTTCGCGACCGCCTGGGGCGCACCACGAAGGTCGACCAGACCCGCTTCGTGCACATGGACGATCCGCATCTGGGTGGGCTCAAGACCACGGTGAAGCCGGTGGACTGGAGCGGTGTCCTCGAGATTCGATCGGTGCTCGACGGACAGGTCGTCAACGACAACGTGCGAAGTCACGCCGAGCTTCGGAAGCGTCACCTGGAGGTGCTCGACCTCGAGGAGGTCGACTCGCACACGGTGTTTCTTCGCGTGCGCACCGTGCAGTCGCGCCGCGAGGTCGCCCAGGCCGCGCGCACCCAGGTCTATCGCAACGGGGAAGTGGCCGATGCCCACGCTTCGTTTGTGCACGACGTGGCCGGTGAGGTGGGCCACCACTACGTGGTCGACGTCGAGCGCGACGACAAGCTGGTGGTCGAGAAACTGGTCGCGATGTTCAATTCGCGTGACGTGGCCGTCTCGGAGTGCGGCTACAACGCCCAAAAGCATATCCGGCGCGCGCCGCGCTTCGACGAGGCCGTGGTGAGCCACCAGCGCGCGTGGAATCATATCTGGCGTCGCTTCGACATCGGCATGGTGTGCCGCGGAGAGTGTCGCATGGACGCCATGCCGGTGATGATCTTGCGCCTGCACGTCTTCCACCTCGTCCAGACCGCCTCGCCGAACACTCGCGATATCGACACAGGCATTCCTGCGCGCGGCTGGCATGGCGAGGCGTACCGGGGGCACGTCTTTTGGGATGAGTTGTTCATCTTCCCGCTGCTCAACCTGCGCATGCCCGAGATTACTCGCGCGCTGCTCCTGTACCGCCATCGTCGCCTCGACGAGGCGCGCCACCGCGCGTGTGATATCGGCTGCAAAGGCGCGCTCTACCCCTGGCAAAGCGGCAGCGACGGCGAAGAAGAGACCCCCATGGCCCACTACCAGCCCGATTCGAAGAGCTGGAAGCCCGAGAACACCTGGCTGCAACGCCACATCAGCGCGGCGGTCGCCTACAACGTCTGGCAGTACTACCAGGTCACCGGCGACCTGGAGTTTTTGGACCGCTACGGCAGCGAGATCATCCTGGAGGTGGCGCGTTTCTATGCCAATCTGGCCACCTACAACAACAAGATCGACCGCTACGAGATTCGGCATGTGGTCGGCCCCGATGAATACCACGACCGATATCCGGGGGCCGAAGAGCTAGGTGTTCACAACAACGCTTACACCAACTTGATGGCCGTCTGGGTGCTCACCCGCGCGCTCGAGGTCCTCGAGTTGTTGCCCCGGCGGCGAGCCATCGAGCTGTGCGAGCGGCTGCACGTGACGCACCGGGAGGTCGACAAGTGGCACGACGTGAGCCGGAAGATGCGCGTGATTGTGCTCGACGACGGGCTCATCAGTCAGTTCGAGGGCTACGAAACCCTCGAGGAGCTCGACCGCGATCGCTACCGCCAAGAGTATGGAGGCCTGCAACATATCGCAGCCGTGCTCGAAGAAGAGGGGAGGGACATCAACGAGTACAAGATCTCGAAGCAGGCCGACGTGCTCATGCTCTTCTACCTCTTCTCGGACAAAGAGCTGCAGGAGCTATTCGCGCGTATCGATGTCGAGTTCGACGAGGAGATGGTGGGCCGAAACGTCGACTACTACCTCGAGCGCACCGCCCACGGGTCGAGCCTGAGCCGAATCGTACACTCGTGGGTGGAGGCCGACCGCAACCCGGCGCGGGGTTGGGGGCTCTTTACCGAGGCGCTGCTCAACGACGTGGCCGACACCCAAGGGGGAACCACTCCCGAAGGCATCCACCTGGGGGCGATGGCCGGCACCGTCGATATCGTCGAGCGCAGCTTCGTCGGTTTGGAGATTCGCGAGGACGTGCTTCGGTTCAAGCCAAATCTGCCCGACGAAATCGAGTGGCTGCACGTCAACCTGCGCTATCGGGGGCACTCGTTGGCCGTCACGCTGCAGCACGACGAGTTGCGGGTGACCACCGACGAGAGCTGCGCGCCGCCCATTCAAGTTGGCTTTGGCGACGATGTCTTCGAGATGAGCGGCCTCGAGTCGCGTGTGTTCTCACTACCGTGTCACTGA